In the Arachis ipaensis cultivar K30076 chromosome B10, Araip1.1, whole genome shotgun sequence genome, one interval contains:
- the LOC107623003 gene encoding probable CCR4-associated factor 1 homolog 7, protein MSILPKGDSVQIREVWNDNLEEEFALIREIVDEYNYVAMDTEFPGVVLRPVGNFKNINDYNYQTLKDNVDMLKLIQLGLTFSDEHGNLPTCGTESSCIWQFNFREFNISEDIFASDSIELLRQCGIDFKKNNEKGIDVNRFGELLMSSGIVLNDGVSWVTFHSGYDFGYLLKLLTCRSLPDTQAGFFELIKMYFPMLYDIKHLMKFCNSLHGGLNKLAELLDVERVGVCHQAGSDSLLTSCTFRKLRDTFFSGSTEKYAGVLYGLGVENGQTN, encoded by the coding sequence ATGTCGATTTTACCGAAAGGCGATTCGGTTCAAATCAGGGAGGTATGGAACGATAACCTAGAGGAGGAGTTCGCTTTGATCCGTGAAATCGTTGACGAATACAACTATGTCGCCATGGATACTGAATTCCCCGGTGTTGTTCTTCGTCCCGTTGGGAACTTCAAGAATATCAATGACTACAACTACCAGACCTTGAAGGACAACGTTGACATGTTGAAGCTGATCCAATTAGGTCTCACTTTCTCTGACGAGCACGGCAACCTCCCCACCTGTGGCACTGAGAGCTCCTGCATCTGGCAATTCAACTTCCGTGAGTTCAACATCAGCGAGGACATCTTCGCCAGCGATTCGATCGAGCTTCTGCGCCAATGTGGCATTGATTTCAAGAAGAACAACGAAAAAGGTATTGATGTGAACCGGTTCGGGGAGCTTCTCATGTCATCGGGGATCGTGTTGAACGATGGTGTGAGTTGGGTAACCTTCCATAGCGGTTACGACTTCGGTTACCTCCTCAAGCTGTTGACGTGCCGAAGCTTGCCGGATACGCAGGCAGGGTTCTTTGAACTGATCAAGATGTATTTCCCGATGTTGTATGATATCAAGCATTTGATGAAGTTCTGCAACAGTCTCCATGGTGGGTTGAACAAGCTCGCGGAGTTGTTGGATGTTGAGAGAGTTGGTGTGTGCCATCAAGCTGGATCGGATAGCTTACTCACTTCTTGTACATTTAGAAAGTTGAGGGATACATTTTTCAGTGGCTCCACGGAGAAATATGCTGGTGTCTTGTATGGTTTAGGTGTTGAGAATGGACAAACtaattga